Genomic window (Paucidesulfovibrio gracilis DSM 16080):
ACACCACAGGACTCAAAGCCACGTTGCGCACTTCGAACCGGCAGGGAAAACCAGGTACACTGCAATGGCACGTGGAACATTCGCCGCTGGCTGTCGTGGTCTGGGATCGCGATGGCCGCATCCAATACTGGTCTCGCCGGGCTGAAGAGGTGTTTGGTTGGTCCGCCGAGGAAATCTGCGGACGGACATGGGCTGACTGGCGGTTCGTTCATGATGAGGATCAAGCGGATGTGGAGCGCCGCATTGCCCGGCTCTACCGAGGGGAAGAGCAGTATAATATCTCGGAAAATCGGAATTATACCAGGACCGGAGAGGTCCGGTATTGCCGTTGGTTCAATTCCGCGCTTCCGGGCGAGGACGGAACCGTGGAAACCATCCTTTCCCAGATCGACGACATCACCCATTATAAAATCGATGAGTTCCGGTACCGGGGCGTGTTTGAGAACATGCCCGACGGCCTGGCCGTGTATCGTTGGGACGAGGACGTGAACGGATTCGTTTTTTCGGATTTCAATCCCAGCGCCGAGCGCATCACCAAAGTAACCAAGGCCGACGTGGTGGGCCGTCCCCTGTTGGAATGCTTTCCACATATGGATCGGTTCGGGTTGGTGGGGACATTGCAGCACGTCATGCTGAGCGGCGAGCCTGTAGACCTGCCGCCCCGTTGGTATGAGGATGAGCAGCGCCAAGGCTGGCGGGAAAACCGGGTGTACCGGCTTTCCTCGGGTGAAGTGACGGCCATTTTTGCGGATGTGACCCGGCGAATGCAGACGGAAGAGGAATTGCGCCGGGCCATGAGCCGCGCCGAGGAGGCCAGCCGGGCCAAAAGTGAGTTTCTGGCCAACATGAGCCATGAGGTGCGAACCCCGCTTAACGGGGTGGTGGGGCTGTTGCAGTTGCTGGAGACCACCGGACTGGCTCCGGAGCAGAGCGAATATGTCCGCACCGCGCTCCGATCCTCCTTGCGGCTGACGCGTCTTCTGGGTGATATCCTGGACATCTCGCGCATTGAGGCGGGCCGTTTATCCGTAACGCGGGAACCGGTTCGCCTGCGGGAACTTTTCCGCTCCATTCGGGAATTGCTGCTGCCCACGGCCGAGAAAAAGGGCGTGGGCCTGGAGTTGCATATCCATCCGGAAACGCCCGACCTGGTCATGGGCGACCCTGTGCGCCTCCAGCAGGTGCTATTCAACCTGACGGGCAATGCCGTGAAATTTTCCAGCGGCGGCACAGTGCGGCTGGAGGTTTCCCCGCTGGAAACAACGGAGCAGCGAACCCGCCTACTGTTCGTGATTTCGGATTCGGGCATCGGCATTCCCGAGGAGGCCTTGGAGACCTTGTTCCAACCGTTTACCCAGGTGGAACGGGATTTTAACCGTCGATTCGAGGGAGCCGGACTTGGTCTTTCCATTGTCAAGCGCCTGCTGGACCTCATGGGCGGGCATGTGGCCGTGGATAGTGAGCCGGATCGCGGCACGGATGTGTATGTGAGTTTAAGCCTGGATGTACCGGACATCCAGGCGGAGGCGGCGGCCACGGGATCCGAATCGCAACCTGTTTCCGCAGAGGGAATGGATCTGCGCGGCCTGCGGGTGCTGCTGGCCGAGGACGATGCCGTGAACCGCATCGCAGTGACGCGATTGTTGGAACGCGCGGACATCCGTGTGCAGAGTGTGGTGGATGGCGAGCAGTGTCTGGAGTATTTGCGACACCATACCGGGCCAAAACCGGATGTACTGCTTCTGGATATCCAGATGCCCCGGCTGGACGGGTGGGATACGTTGCGCACCATCCGTTCCGAGTTGCGGCGCGATCTGGCCCGGTTGCCCGTGGTGGCGCTCACAGCCCACGCCATGCGGGGAGATCAGGAAAAATTGTTGCAGCACGGGTTTGACGGATATCTTTCCAAACCCGTGTTGCTGTCGAATCTATTGCAGGAAATCCGCCGGGTGCTGGCTCTTGGAGCCGGTGGTCAAGCGGATCACTGAACCACGCCCCACGTGCGCAGCCGCTGATAGGCATACACGGCCTGATCACCCTGGCGTACCTGCTGGAGGTAGGAATAGTAGTGGGAACTGGCCTGTTGCTTGTTACCGGCTGCATCCATAGCGTATCCCTTGAAGAATTCCATCTGAATATTGCCGGGCAACATGCGGTCGTAGCGTACGAAGTTTTCGTAGGCGGCGTTGTAGCGGCGACCCATGAGCCGGGCCACGCCCATGTTGAGCTGCGCCCTGGGTTCCTGCGGATAGATCTGGCTGGCGCGGCGGGCGTATTGTTCCGCCTTGCGCGGACGGTCCAGCGCGGCCTGGCACTCGGCCATCATCAGTAGACCGGCATAGTCGTTGGGCTGCATGTTCAGGGCGCGGGAGTAGGACTGTTCCGCCTGCATGAGGTCTTCCTTACGCATGTGGTCCGAGCCGTTTTGCAGCTCCTTGACCACGCCTTTTTGTCGCCGCAGTCGCGCTGTATGGTCCATGAACCGCTCCCTGTTGGAAGGGAGCCTGGTGTAGGGCTTGTATTTGCCGTTCACGGCCTTGACCGCGGTGGCATGGCGTTCGGAACTCATGGGGTGGGTGGCGAACATGGTTTCAAGAATGGTGGGCTTGCGCTTGTTCAGACTCATGAGCAGTTCATGCAGTCCGACCATGCCCTTCGGGTTCAGCCCGGCGCGGGTGGCGTATTCCATGCCCAGGTCGTCGGCCTGCCGTTCGTTTTCACGGCTGTAGTGCATCAGCAGGGCGGAGGTGCTCAGGGTTCCAAGCCCCGCGATGAGCGGCTGCCATCCGCTGCCCGCCTGGGAGGTGGCATACGCCGTGGCCCCGGCCATGATCGCGGAGAGCACCAGCCCCTTGCTTCTGGACGCGCTGGTATGCCGGGCGTTGACGTGTCCGTTCTCATGGCCGATCAGAGCGGCCAGCTCGGCTTCGTCTTCCAGCTCAAGCAAAATACCCCGGGTGGTGGCGATGGACCCGCCGGGAAAGGCGTAGGCATTGACGTAGGTGGCGTTCAGAACCCGATAGTTGTAGGGCATGTCCGGCCGGTGGCTGAGCCGTCCCATCTTTTTGCCCAGCGAGTCCACGTAATTATTCAGGGCCGCATCCTGAACAGGACCGTAGTCATTGGAAAATTGATGCGGAGACGCGTTTTGATCCATGGCGATCTCATCTTCCTTGGAATGGAACATGAGCTGGCTTTGGCCGGTGACGGGATTGACCGCGCATCCGTCCAACAGGGGAGCCATCACGGCCGTGGCCGTGAACGCTGAAGTGAGACGGAGAAAATCGCGACGGGTAAGCCCGCTGCGTTGCAGGTCCGTGTCAAAGGATTGGCTCATGTGCGGTCTCCTTGGCAGTGTATCGGGCATGGAACATGCTGGAAAAATGTGAGAAAACGTTTGCCCGATGCATATTGGAAAAAACGATGAAGCTTTCTTTCTTTTACGCCCGTCATTGGGGTTTGGCAAGACATCGGCCCGCCCGACCGGGGTTCCGGTGCGGACGGACCGTTACTGCCGTGTGCCGGAATCCGGCGTTAGAAAAGGCCTTTCAGCCCCTTTTCCACTTCGTCCAGGGGATTGGATGAGGAGGATTGGTCCGGAGCGGCTCCCTGTGTCGGCTCTTCCTTGGCCGCGCCCTCGTTTTTGGAACCCAGGCCGCCCACCGCGTCCAGGAGCGCGCCCGGGGTGTCCAGCACGGTTTCCGCGCCGTCGCCCAGGATGTTCAGCGCGCCCCCTGCGATCATCTCGGCCCACTTCACAGGATCGGGCCAGAAGTGCAGATCGTCGAAATCGCCCTTTACGCGGATGGGAATGCCGATGCCCACGTAGTCGGCCTTGTCGCCCCGGCCCTGTCCCTCGGTGGAGGCCAGGAGGGCGCCCACAACCAGATAGTTGACCGAGTTTTCCGGCAGGCTGACCACGCCTTCGCCGTCGGCCTGCAGAAACGGGGACTTGAAGAGGAAGTCGCGGTTGTCCACCAGACCGTTGGTGATGGTGGCGGAGCCGGAGACCAGGCCGAACTGGGTGCGTGCATCTTCCTGGGTCTGAATCTCACCGTCACCCGAGGATTCAAGTTTGCGGTAGGCCTTGGTCATCACGCCTGCCAGGTCCACGCCCGGAAACACGCCGTCGTGGATGTCGAAACGTACGTTGCCGCTCAAGGTCCGCTTGAGCTGCTCCAGGGTGTTGCCCCGGACCGTGAGCGCTGTTTCGGCATTGGTGCGTCCGCTCAGGGATTCCTTGCCCTGGATGGCCTGGAGCAGGGGACCGATGGCCAGCCCGTTCAGATCCAGGTTCAGGGCGTAGTTGGGAATGGTGCCGCGCACGTCCATGCTCATGGACGAGGTCAGGTCGCCTTCGTAGAGGGTGAAGGAGGCGGGTTCCACCTTGAGCAGACCGTCGCGGGCCGTGATGAGAATCAGAAGGTCGGAGAGTTCCGCGGGTGAGGCCTTGAGCTGTCCCACTTTGAGTAGGGCGTCCAGCCGGAGCGAGCGCAATTGTTCGGCAACGGCCTTGGGCAGCAGGGGCTTTTCGTCCTGCCCCGCCGGAGTGGTTTGCGGATCCGTTTCCGCCTCGGTCTCGGCCGGCTCTTCGGCCTGGGGCGCACGGTAGGGATCCAGATTCAGGGAGTCGGCCTGGATTTTGACGTCGTAGGCGGGGACGTCTCCGGCGATCATGCTGGCCTCGCCCGTGATTTCCTGTCCGTCCAGGTTCAGGATCAGATCATGCACGGTGGCCGCATCCGGGCCGTAATCAAAGCCAAGAGCCAGGGACACGTTGCCCAGGGCCGTGGGATCGGTGGTTTCGGGGGGGGTCTGGCCCAGGGCGGTCAGCAGCTTTTTTGCGTCAAAGGGATCCACGCGCAGGGTACCCTTGGCTCGGGGCGCGGACTTGATGTCCGAGGCGGCCAGCTCGGCGTTCAGGGTCACGCCGTAGACGTTCAGGGTCAGTCCTTCGGTGGTGACCACCTGACGGCCCAGGTCCGCAAGCAAGGTTCGGGCATCGGCCTGCACAGTGGTTTCCCCACCGGGTACGGCTTCTCCCCGGGCCTGGACCGTGGCCTGCAAGTCGTTCAGCTCATAGACCTGCTGCGCCAGATCCAGGGCAGCCACGGCCTGAACCTGAATGTCGGCCCCCAGGGGCGGCTGGGAGCTTTCAAGCCCCAGGGAAACCTTCATATCAAAGGGTTGCCCCGGCTGCACCTCACCCAGGCGGAGATTCAGCCCCTCCAGGGCAAAGCGCTTTCCCGCCTGCCGGTCGTCGAAAAGAATGTTGGCGTCCGTGACGTTCAGCCCGCCGATGGCCAGGTCCAGGCCTTGGCCGGCCTTGTCCGCGCCGGATTGGGGTTGCTCTTCCGCCGGGGCGGTTTCCGCAGCGTCCTTTTTGCCCAGGGCTTCCCAGTTGGCGGCGCCGTCCGCATTGCGCAACAGGTTCAGCCGCAGTCCCTGCACGTCGATTTGTCCGGCCTGCACCGAGCCGGAAAGCAAGGGCAGCACCTGGAGGCTGACGGACGCGCTTTGCAGACTCACGAACGGCTCATCCCCAAAGCCCGGCGGGTTGCCCAGCCGGACCGCGCCGGTGTCCACGCCGATCCAGGGGAACACCCGCAGCTCCAGGTTGCCTTCAATGGTCAGTTCCATGCCCGTGGTTTCGTACACGGCTTTGGTGATGTCGTCCTTGTATTCATTGGGATCCACCAGCAGGACCACCAGGGTAAGGCCGACGGCCAGCAGGACGGCCAGGCCGCCCAGGACGAGAAGAATTCGTTTCAATAGTTTGGTCATGGTGTCCACTCCCAGAAATCGGAGGCATATCCTCCGGCTGTTTTGTCGGGTTTGGCATCCGGTATAGCACAGTTCCAGGACGTATGGAACGCCGCTCTCGTGACGGGGAACCGGGCCGCGTTATGGACGCGGGGTTTGTGCGCTCTCCGCGTTGAAGATGGCCTCGTCGGCCCGGCAGGAGTCGGCGCACACGCCGTCGCAACAGCGCAAATCCCCGCAGTCCGCGTCCGTGACGCAGGGCGCGCCCGGCCATTCCGCCAGATCCGGACTCATGCGTTGCTGTTGCGGCGCAATCGTGGCGAACGGTGTGGAGACGGCCGGACCCGGGTCGGCTGAAATGCACGGAGCCGCAAGGCTTGGGGCGGCAACGAACAAAACCGACAGCAAAGAAAGAAAAAAACGGACCATGGCGTTCTCCTGGATGATGGATGTTGAAAAAATTGATACCGTTCCCGCCAGGGAATCGTCAATAGTGCAGGTCGGAAATGAAGGCTCGCGCAGGGGATTGCAGAGGCGCTGGCGACCTGTGGCGGACCGCGTGAAAGAAC
Coding sequences:
- a CDS encoding M48 family metalloprotease yields the protein MSQSFDTDLQRSGLTRRDFLRLTSAFTATAVMAPLLDGCAVNPVTGQSQLMFHSKEDEIAMDQNASPHQFSNDYGPVQDAALNNYVDSLGKKMGRLSHRPDMPYNYRVLNATYVNAYAFPGGSIATTRGILLELEDEAELAALIGHENGHVNARHTSASRSKGLVLSAIMAGATAYATSQAGSGWQPLIAGLGTLSTSALLMHYSRENERQADDLGMEYATRAGLNPKGMVGLHELLMSLNKRKPTILETMFATHPMSSERHATAVKAVNGKYKPYTRLPSNRERFMDHTARLRRQKGVVKELQNGSDHMRKEDLMQAEQSYSRALNMQPNDYAGLLMMAECQAALDRPRKAEQYARRASQIYPQEPRAQLNMGVARLMGRRYNAAYENFVRYDRMLPGNIQMEFFKGYAMDAAGNKQQASSHYYSYLQQVRQGDQAVYAYQRLRTWGVVQ
- a CDS encoding PAS domain-containing hybrid sensor histidine kinase/response regulator, with translation MAERKRNTTGLKATLRTSNRQGKPGTLQWHVEHSPLAVVVWDRDGRIQYWSRRAEEVFGWSAEEICGRTWADWRFVHDEDQADVERRIARLYRGEEQYNISENRNYTRTGEVRYCRWFNSALPGEDGTVETILSQIDDITHYKIDEFRYRGVFENMPDGLAVYRWDEDVNGFVFSDFNPSAERITKVTKADVVGRPLLECFPHMDRFGLVGTLQHVMLSGEPVDLPPRWYEDEQRQGWRENRVYRLSSGEVTAIFADVTRRMQTEEELRRAMSRAEEASRAKSEFLANMSHEVRTPLNGVVGLLQLLETTGLAPEQSEYVRTALRSSLRLTRLLGDILDISRIEAGRLSVTREPVRLRELFRSIRELLLPTAEKKGVGLELHIHPETPDLVMGDPVRLQQVLFNLTGNAVKFSSGGTVRLEVSPLETTEQRTRLLFVISDSGIGIPEEALETLFQPFTQVERDFNRRFEGAGLGLSIVKRLLDLMGGHVAVDSEPDRGTDVYVSLSLDVPDIQAEAAATGSESQPVSAEGMDLRGLRVLLAEDDAVNRIAVTRLLERADIRVQSVVDGEQCLEYLRHHTGPKPDVLLLDIQMPRLDGWDTLRTIRSELRRDLARLPVVALTAHAMRGDQEKLLQHGFDGYLSKPVLLSNLLQEIRRVLALGAGGQADH
- a CDS encoding AsmA family protein codes for the protein MTKLLKRILLVLGGLAVLLAVGLTLVVLLVDPNEYKDDITKAVYETTGMELTIEGNLELRVFPWIGVDTGAVRLGNPPGFGDEPFVSLQSASVSLQVLPLLSGSVQAGQIDVQGLRLNLLRNADGAANWEALGKKDAAETAPAEEQPQSGADKAGQGLDLAIGGLNVTDANILFDDRQAGKRFALEGLNLRLGEVQPGQPFDMKVSLGLESSQPPLGADIQVQAVAALDLAQQVYELNDLQATVQARGEAVPGGETTVQADARTLLADLGRQVVTTEGLTLNVYGVTLNAELAASDIKSAPRAKGTLRVDPFDAKKLLTALGQTPPETTDPTALGNVSLALGFDYGPDAATVHDLILNLDGQEITGEASMIAGDVPAYDVKIQADSLNLDPYRAPQAEEPAETEAETDPQTTPAGQDEKPLLPKAVAEQLRSLRLDALLKVGQLKASPAELSDLLILITARDGLLKVEPASFTLYEGDLTSSMSMDVRGTIPNYALNLDLNGLAIGPLLQAIQGKESLSGRTNAETALTVRGNTLEQLKRTLSGNVRFDIHDGVFPGVDLAGVMTKAYRKLESSGDGEIQTQEDARTQFGLVSGSATITNGLVDNRDFLFKSPFLQADGEGVVSLPENSVNYLVVGALLASTEGQGRGDKADYVGIGIPIRVKGDFDDLHFWPDPVKWAEMIAGGALNILGDGAETVLDTPGALLDAVGGLGSKNEGAAKEEPTQGAAPDQSSSSNPLDEVEKGLKGLF